A single region of the Candidatus Nitrospira nitrificans genome encodes:
- the pqqD gene encoding pyrroloquinoline quinone biosynthesis peptide chaperone PqqD, whose protein sequence is MPIIAIRPRLSPKVRLRVDRHTGRHLLLYPETGLALNDTAAAIARLCTGEWTIDDMVDHLARAYDDVSPAEIKRGVREFLGILADRGLLRCAT, encoded by the coding sequence ATGCCCATCATCGCGATCAGACCTCGGCTTAGCCCGAAAGTTCGCCTTCGAGTCGATCGGCATACCGGCCGCCACCTGCTGTTATACCCAGAAACAGGGCTTGCCCTGAACGACACCGCCGCGGCGATTGCCCGTCTTTGCACGGGCGAATGGACGATCGATGACATGGTCGATCATCTCGCCCGAGCCTATGATGACGTGTCTCCTGCCGAAATCAAGCGAGGGGTGCGCGAGTTTCTGGGCATTCTTGCCGATCGT
- the pqqC gene encoding pyrroloquinoline-quinone synthase PqqC: protein MGRDGDPIVTMKDNHHRDRLPQDVFIEWLKREGSRRYHDHHPFHTLMHDGKLTKTQLRQWVLNRYYYQTRIPIKDAFVIAKSDDPAFRRMWLRRIRDHDGDQEGEGGLALWLELARGVGLDAEEVKSHRYVLPGVRLACDEYVGFVHEAPLIEAVASSLTELFAPSLMARRLEAWRRHYPWVSAECLEYFQLRIARATLDSNQAVEFVVQHATTYALQERCVNALIKKADILWTMLDHLFLAYVETGSERKRRAYAHHRDQTSA, encoded by the coding sequence ATGGGACGGGATGGAGATCCTATTGTGACGATGAAGGACAATCACCATCGGGATCGACTCCCACAGGATGTCTTTATCGAATGGCTCAAGCGGGAAGGCTCTCGTCGTTACCATGACCACCATCCTTTCCATACACTGATGCACGACGGGAAGTTAACGAAGACCCAGCTACGGCAGTGGGTGCTGAACCGCTACTACTATCAAACACGAATTCCCATCAAGGATGCGTTCGTCATCGCGAAATCCGATGACCCGGCCTTTCGGCGAATGTGGCTCCGCCGCATTCGGGACCATGACGGCGACCAGGAAGGGGAAGGCGGACTCGCCCTCTGGCTTGAATTGGCGCGAGGCGTCGGACTCGACGCCGAGGAGGTGAAGAGCCATCGATACGTGCTCCCGGGAGTCAGGCTCGCATGCGACGAATATGTCGGATTCGTCCATGAGGCTCCGCTTATCGAAGCGGTGGCCTCCTCGCTCACGGAATTGTTTGCGCCCTCTCTCATGGCGCGGCGCCTCGAAGCCTGGAGACGACATTATCCCTGGGTGAGCGCGGAGTGCTTGGAGTATTTTCAGTTGCGCATCGCTCGCGCAACGCTTGATTCGAACCAGGCCGTCGAATTCGTGGTTCAGCACGCGACCACCTATGCCCTCCAAGAACGATGCGTGAATGCCTTGATCAAGAAGGCCGATATTTTGTGGACCATGCTCGATCATCTCTTCTTGGCCTATGTCGAAACGGGATCAGAACGAAAGCGCAGAGCCTATGCCCATCATCGCGATCAGACCTCGGCTTAG